A DNA window from Hydrogenophaga taeniospiralis contains the following coding sequences:
- a CDS encoding M20 family metallopeptidase, producing the protein MTTPQQQLDAWIDAHFDEEVRFLQELVRVPTDTPPGNNAPHAERTAELLAAMGLAAEKHAVPEAEVKAAGLQSITNLIVRRRFGDGGQTIALNAHGDVVPPGEGWTHDPYGGEIVDGRIYGRATAVSKCDIANFTFAIRALEALGTPLKGGVELHVTYDEEYGGEVGPDWLLKNGLTQPDLMIAAGFSYQVVVAHNGCLQLEVTVHGDMAHAAIPDSGTDALQGAVHILNALYALNADYLKVTSGVEGITHPYLNVGQISGGTNTNVVPGKVVLKLDRRMIPEEDPAEVEASLRRTIAEAAASYQPPRGGRAIGVDVKRILLARALKPLLGNQPLVEAIQKHGQAVFGEPIPAVGTPLYTDVRIYGERGIPGVIYGAGPRTVRESNAKRADENLLLEDLRRATKVVARTLLDLLQAP; encoded by the coding sequence ATGACCACTCCGCAACAACAACTCGACGCCTGGATCGACGCCCACTTCGACGAAGAAGTGCGGTTCCTGCAGGAACTCGTTCGCGTGCCCACCGACACGCCGCCCGGCAACAACGCGCCGCACGCCGAGCGCACGGCCGAGCTGCTGGCAGCCATGGGTCTTGCGGCTGAAAAGCACGCCGTGCCCGAGGCCGAAGTGAAAGCCGCCGGCCTGCAGTCCATCACCAACCTGATCGTGCGCCGCCGCTTCGGCGACGGTGGCCAGACCATCGCGCTCAACGCCCACGGCGACGTGGTGCCACCCGGCGAAGGCTGGACGCACGACCCCTATGGTGGCGAGATCGTGGACGGCCGGATCTATGGCCGCGCCACCGCGGTGAGCAAGTGCGACATCGCCAACTTCACGTTCGCCATCCGCGCGCTCGAAGCGCTCGGCACCCCCCTGAAGGGCGGCGTGGAACTGCACGTGACCTACGACGAGGAATACGGCGGTGAGGTCGGCCCGGACTGGCTGCTCAAGAACGGCCTGACCCAACCCGACCTGATGATCGCCGCCGGCTTCAGCTACCAGGTGGTGGTGGCGCACAACGGCTGCCTGCAGCTGGAGGTGACGGTGCACGGTGACATGGCGCACGCCGCCATCCCCGACAGCGGCACCGACGCGCTGCAGGGTGCGGTGCACATCCTCAACGCGCTCTACGCGCTCAACGCCGACTACCTCAAGGTCACGTCCGGCGTCGAAGGCATCACCCACCCCTACCTCAACGTGGGCCAGATCAGCGGCGGCACCAACACCAACGTGGTCCCTGGCAAGGTGGTGCTCAAGCTCGACCGCCGCATGATCCCCGAGGAAGACCCGGCCGAGGTGGAAGCCTCGCTGCGCCGCACCATCGCCGAAGCGGCGGCCAGCTACCAGCCGCCGCGCGGCGGGCGCGCCATCGGCGTGGACGTCAAACGCATCCTGCTGGCGCGCGCGCTCAAACCCCTGCTGGGCAACCAACCGCTGGTCGAAGCGATCCAGAAGCACGGCCAGGCGGTGTTCGGTGAGCCCATTCCCGCGGTGGGCACACCGCTCTACACCGACGTGCGCATTTACGGCGAACGCGGCATCCCCGGCGTGATCTACGGCGCCGGCCCGCGCACCGTGCGCGAGTCCAACGCCAAACGCGCCGACGAGAACCTGCTGCTGGAAGACCTGCGGCGCGCCACCAAGGTGGTCGCCCGCACCCTGCTGGATTTGCTTCAGGCGCCTTAA
- the uraD gene encoding 2-oxo-4-hydroxy-4-carboxy-5-ureidoimidazoline decarboxylase, which yields MPITLDQLNAAPLAEAAMLLDGLYEHSPWVAERALAQRPFASLAALKHAMVRVLNQAGVEPQLALIRAHPELAGKAMVSQSLTAESTHEQAKAGLTHCTPEEFAHLQQLNADYNAKFGFPFILAVRGPRGTGLSKAQIIATFERRLHHPVDFERAECLRNIHRIAEIRLNDKFGFEPTLGNAVWDWHEDLARHTDPGYAELGQLTVTYLTDAHRACAAKLQRQMLALGFDEAHIDAVGNVVGRYHGNTPDAPALLTGSHYDTVRNGGKYDGRLGIFVPMACVQQLKQAGRRLPFAIEVVGFAEEEGQRYKATFLGSGALTGHFNPAWLDQQDADGISMRAAMQHAGLPATLDAISALQRDPSKYLGFVEVHIEQGPVLNELDLPLGVVTSINASVRYLGEVIGMASHAGTTPMDRRRDAACAVAELALYAEQRAAADGDSVATIGMLQVPNGSINVVPGRCSFSLDLRAPSDAQRDALAKDVLAKLGDICGRRGLRHTLEETMRAAAAPSAPAWQARWEVAVAALGLPLHRLPSGAGHDAMKLHELMPQAMLFVRGQNSGISHNPLESTTSDDMDLCVRAFAHLLEQLAAEHPS from the coding sequence ATGCCGATCACGCTGGACCAACTCAACGCCGCGCCGCTGGCCGAGGCCGCGATGCTGCTCGACGGCCTGTACGAGCATTCCCCCTGGGTCGCCGAGCGGGCCCTGGCGCAACGCCCCTTCGCTTCACTGGCCGCGCTGAAACACGCCATGGTGCGCGTGCTGAATCAAGCCGGCGTGGAACCGCAGCTCGCCCTGATCCGCGCCCACCCCGAACTCGCGGGCAAGGCCATGGTGAGCCAGTCGCTCACCGCCGAGTCCACCCACGAGCAGGCCAAGGCCGGCCTGACGCACTGCACGCCCGAGGAGTTCGCCCACCTCCAGCAACTCAATGCCGACTACAACGCGAAGTTCGGCTTTCCCTTCATCCTGGCGGTGCGCGGCCCGCGTGGCACAGGCCTCAGCAAGGCACAGATCATCGCCACCTTCGAGCGCCGCCTGCACCACCCGGTGGACTTCGAGCGCGCCGAGTGCCTGCGCAACATCCACCGCATCGCCGAGATCCGGCTGAACGACAAGTTCGGCTTCGAGCCCACGCTGGGCAACGCGGTCTGGGACTGGCACGAAGACCTGGCCCGCCACACCGACCCGGGTTATGCCGAACTCGGCCAGCTCACCGTGACCTACCTGACCGACGCGCACCGGGCTTGTGCGGCGAAGTTGCAGCGGCAGATGCTGGCGCTGGGGTTTGACGAGGCGCACATCGACGCGGTGGGCAACGTGGTGGGCCGCTACCACGGCAACACGCCCGATGCGCCCGCCTTGCTCACCGGCAGCCACTACGACACCGTGCGCAACGGCGGCAAGTACGACGGGCGTCTTGGCATCTTCGTGCCCATGGCCTGCGTGCAGCAGTTGAAGCAGGCCGGCCGGCGCCTGCCCTTTGCCATCGAAGTGGTGGGCTTCGCCGAAGAAGAAGGCCAGCGCTACAAGGCCACCTTCCTCGGCTCGGGTGCGCTCACCGGCCATTTCAACCCGGCCTGGCTCGACCAGCAGGACGCCGACGGTATCAGCATGCGCGCGGCCATGCAGCACGCCGGCCTGCCCGCCACGCTGGACGCCATCAGTGCCCTGCAACGCGACCCATCGAAATACCTCGGCTTCGTCGAAGTGCACATCGAACAGGGCCCGGTTCTCAACGAACTCGATCTGCCGCTGGGCGTCGTCACCTCCATCAACGCCAGCGTGCGTTACCTGGGCGAAGTGATCGGCATGGCCAGCCACGCCGGCACCACGCCCATGGACCGTCGGCGCGACGCAGCCTGCGCCGTGGCCGAACTCGCGCTCTACGCCGAGCAGCGCGCCGCGGCCGACGGCGACTCGGTCGCCACCATCGGCATGCTGCAGGTGCCCAATGGCTCCATCAACGTGGTGCCAGGCCGCTGCAGCTTCAGCCTCGACCTGCGCGCGCCCAGCGACGCGCAGCGCGATGCGCTGGCCAAGGACGTGCTGGCGAAACTCGGCGACATCTGCGGCCGCCGTGGTCTGCGCCACACGCTGGAAGAAACCATGCGCGCCGCGGCCGCACCGAGCGCCCCGGCCTGGCAAGCGCGCTGGGAAGTCGCCGTGGCCGCGCTCGGCCTGCCGCTGCACCGCTTGCCCAGCGGCGCCGGCCACGACGCCATGAAGCTGCACGAACTCATGCCACAGGCCATGCTGTTCGTGCGCGGGCAGAACAGCGGCATCAGCCACAACCCGCTCGAATCCACCACCAGCGACGACATGGACCTGTGCGTGCGCGCCTTCGCGCACCTGCTCGAACAACTCGCCGCCGAACACCCAAGCTGA
- the puuE gene encoding allantoinase PuuE, whose translation MTIYDSTAPYPRDLIGYGRDVPHARWPGEARIAVQFVLNYEEGGENSVLHGDAGSEQFLSEMFSPASFPDRHISMEGIYEYGSRAGVWRLLREFEKRGLPLTVFGVATALEKHPELTAAFQQLGYDIACHGLKWIHYQAIDEATERAHMAEAMAIIERLSGERPLGWYTGRDSPNTRRLVADFGGFEYDSDYYGDDLPFWMKVKKSDGSDAHQLIVPYTLDCNDMRFALPQGYSHADPFFQYMKDTFDALYAEGDPDGLDRPKMMSIGMHCRLLGRPGRIMALQRFLDHIQSFEKVWVARRLDIARHWKATHPVSA comes from the coding sequence ATGACGATCTACGACTCCACCGCACCGTACCCCCGAGACCTGATCGGTTATGGCCGCGACGTGCCGCATGCGCGCTGGCCGGGCGAAGCGCGCATTGCCGTGCAGTTCGTGCTGAACTACGAAGAAGGTGGCGAGAACTCGGTGCTGCATGGCGACGCGGGCTCGGAACAGTTCCTCTCGGAAATGTTCAGCCCGGCGTCGTTCCCGGACCGGCACATCAGCATGGAAGGCATCTACGAATACGGCTCTCGCGCGGGCGTCTGGCGCCTGCTGCGGGAGTTTGAAAAACGCGGCCTGCCGCTCACGGTGTTTGGCGTGGCGACCGCGCTGGAAAAACACCCCGAGCTGACGGCTGCGTTCCAGCAGCTGGGCTACGACATCGCCTGCCACGGGCTCAAGTGGATCCACTACCAGGCCATCGATGAGGCCACCGAGCGCGCCCACATGGCGGAGGCGATGGCGATCATCGAGCGCCTGAGCGGAGAACGTCCGCTGGGCTGGTACACCGGCCGTGACAGCCCCAACACGCGCCGCCTGGTGGCCGATTTCGGCGGCTTCGAATACGACAGCGACTACTACGGCGACGACCTGCCGTTCTGGATGAAGGTGAAGAAGAGCGACGGCAGCGACGCCCACCAGCTCATCGTGCCCTACACGCTGGACTGCAACGACATGCGCTTCGCCCTGCCCCAGGGCTATTCACACGCCGACCCGTTCTTCCAGTACATGAAGGACACGTTCGATGCGCTCTACGCCGAGGGCGACCCGGACGGCCTGGACCGCCCGAAGATGATGAGCATCGGCATGCACTGCCGCCTGCTCGGCCGCCCGGGCCGCATCATGGCGCTGCAGCGTTTCCTGGACCACATCCAGTCGTTTGAGAAGGTGTGGGTGGCGCGGCGGCTGGACATCGCGCGGCACTGGAAGGCCACACACCCGGTGAGTGCCTGA
- a CDS encoding GntR family transcriptional regulator, with protein MDTSSTHQIVASLTRAIVEHRLHPGTKLAEQKLADHFGVSRTLVRQALFQLSQNRLIRLEPARGAFVATPSVEEARQVFAVRRMLETEMTRAFVRQVTPSRIKALREHLAQEKQAIDQQDVSGRTELLRDFHVRMAELMGNQVLAELLRELISRCALITLMYQSTNAAEHSSEEHAAIVKALAAKDEDTAVRLMNEHLLHVEEGLTFDRKLPTNDISMALS; from the coding sequence ATGGACACCTCCAGCACCCACCAGATCGTCGCGTCGCTCACGCGGGCCATCGTGGAACACCGGCTGCACCCGGGCACCAAGCTGGCCGAGCAGAAGCTGGCCGACCACTTCGGGGTCTCGCGCACGCTGGTGCGCCAGGCGCTGTTCCAGCTCTCGCAGAACCGCCTGATCCGGCTGGAGCCCGCGCGTGGCGCTTTCGTGGCCACCCCTTCAGTGGAAGAAGCGCGGCAGGTGTTCGCCGTGCGCCGCATGCTCGAAACCGAAATGACGCGCGCCTTCGTGCGGCAGGTGACGCCGTCCCGGATCAAGGCGCTGCGCGAGCACCTGGCCCAGGAAAAGCAGGCGATCGACCAGCAGGACGTGAGCGGCCGCACCGAGCTGCTGCGCGACTTCCACGTGCGCATGGCCGAACTCATGGGCAACCAGGTGCTGGCCGAGCTGCTGCGCGAGCTGATCTCGCGCTGCGCGCTGATCACGCTCATGTACCAGAGCACGAACGCGGCCGAACACTCCAGCGAAGAACACGCGGCCATCGTCAAGGCGCTGGCCGCCAAGGACGAAGACACCGCAGTGCGCCTGATGAACGAACACCTGTTGCACGTGGAAGAAGGCCTGACCTTCGACCGCAAGCTGCCGACCAACGACATTTCCATGGCCTTGTCATGA
- the uraH gene encoding hydroxyisourate hydrolase codes for MGLSTHVLDTMHGCPAAGMAVELYTTDGDFATLVKRFELNADGRNPDGMLYDNASLKVGTYRLVFDVKGYFARRCVALPEPNFLNRVSLDFGVAHPNEHYHVPLLVSPWSYSTYRGS; via the coding sequence ATGGGCTTGAGTACGCACGTTCTGGACACCATGCACGGCTGTCCCGCCGCCGGCATGGCGGTGGAGCTCTACACCACGGACGGCGACTTCGCCACGCTGGTCAAGCGCTTCGAACTCAACGCCGACGGCCGCAACCCCGACGGCATGCTCTACGACAACGCCAGCCTCAAGGTCGGCACCTACCGCCTGGTGTTCGACGTGAAAGGCTATTTCGCACGCCGCTGCGTGGCCTTGCCCGAGCCCAACTTCCTCAACCGCGTGTCGCTCGATTTCGGCGTCGCCCACCCTAACGAGCACTACCACGTGCCGCTGCTGGTGAGCCCTTGGAGCTATTCCACATATCGGGGCAGTTGA